From Pedobacter aquae:
TTATTTGGAATCTTTACGGGCATATACTATTTAGCTTTTCTGCTTATTGAGCGGCAAAAATAACAAGATTAAACAGGAACTTAAAAATTAAAACAGTTTATGACATCAAAGAGAGATGAAATTACAACAAGCTTAGATAGCTAGTAGCTCGCAAGTTTTTTCAGCAGCTAATTTTTCGGCACTTTTCTTATTAAAATCTATACCAGTAGCCATAGGTTCATTATCAATAAGCACCTGTATAGAGAAAAGCTTTGCATTGTCTCCCTCCTGGTTGGGGACAAGTTCAAACACAATATCCTTAGAGTGTCTTTGGCACCACTCTATTAATTTACTTTTAAAATTAGTTTCGGTTTGTTCTAAGGTGTGTATGTCAATATGAGGCTTGATAATCCTTTGGATAAGGAAATCTTTGGTGAAATTATAACCTTTATCTAAATAAACAGCTCCAATTAAAGCTTCAAAAGCATCGCCCAATAAAGAACTTTGTTTTGAGGTAATGTTTACGGTAGTAGGGTCAAATTCTATCAGCTCGTTAAAGCCTAATTTTTTACCCAATTGGTTTAAATTTACTCTGCTTACAATTTTAGAGCGCATTTCTGTAAGAAAGCCTTCTTCTTTGTAAGGGTACATTTTAAAAAGCACTTCGGCAACTACAGCCCCTAAAATGGCATCGCCTAAAAATTCTAACCTTTCATTACTGTTTTTTCCACCACGTTTGATACCTAAAGCAATAGATCTGTGCCTGAAAGCCATCTTGTATAAAGAAAGGTTTCCGGGCACAAATCCTAATAAATTCTTTAGCGCCTTAACGTATTTACGGTCAGGAGAAAGATGTAATTTATAGATTCTTGATAAGGGCATTTATTTAAGCGCTGTACGTATTCATGAATTTATAGATTTACAGAAACGCAACAGTTTTAAATAATTAATCCTCGTACTTTTTAAAGATTACCGATGCGTTATGTCCACCAAAGCCAAAAGTATTACTTAATGCAGCTCTTACTTCTCTTTTCTGAGCTTTATTAAAGGTAAAGTTTAACTTAGGATCAAAAGCAGGATCATCTGTAAAATGGTTGATTGTTGGAGGTATTATGCCATGCTTAATAGCTAAAATAGAAGCTATAGACTCCACCGCCCCGGCAGCACCTAATAAGTGGCCAGTCATAGATTTTGTTGAACTAATATTCAGCTTATAAGCATCTTCACCAAAAAGACTTCCAATAGCTTTTGTTTCGCTAATATCACCTAGTGGGGTTGATGTTCCGTGAACATTAATATAATCAATATCTGCGGTGGTTAAGCCAGCATCGTCTAATGCACCTTGCATTACCAATTTTGCGCCAAGCCCTTCAGGGTGTGGTGCAGTAATGTGGTTTGCATCGGCACTCATGCCGCCGCCAACTATTTCAGCATAAATTTTGGCACCTCTTGCTTTTGCATGTTCTAAACTTTCTAAAATGATAGTTCCAGAACCTTCACCAGCAACAAAACCTTCTCTGTCTAAGTCAAACGGACGAGAGGCAGTTTGTGGATCGTCATTTCTGGTAGAAAGTGCATGCATGGCATTAAATCCGCCTATACCAGCTTCATTAATGATAGCTTCTGAACCTCCAGAAACAATAATATCTGCTTTATTTAACCTGATGTAGTTAAAAGCATCTATTAATGCATTGGTAGAAGAAGCACATGCAGAAACGCATGCAAAATTAGGACCTCTTAAGCCGTATTTGATAGAGATATGCCCTGCGGCGATATCAATAATCATTTTAGGG
This genomic window contains:
- the rnc gene encoding ribonuclease III, coding for MPLSRIYKLHLSPDRKYVKALKNLLGFVPGNLSLYKMAFRHRSIALGIKRGGKNSNERLEFLGDAILGAVVAEVLFKMYPYKEEGFLTEMRSKIVSRVNLNQLGKKLGFNELIEFDPTTVNITSKQSSLLGDAFEALIGAVYLDKGYNFTKDFLIQRIIKPHIDIHTLEQTETNFKSKLIEWCQRHSKDIVFELVPNQEGDNAKLFSIQVLIDNEPMATGIDFNKKSAEKLAAEKTCELLAI